CTCCCTCTGCCTCTGGAGGGCTCTGCAGGTTTAACGTCCGGCTTGACATGGGCTCCTTCTGATCCCTATGCTCTTCACCCAAAGAGAAACCTTCCAcattcatttcaaaaacatCCCTAATTGCTTGGATATCAAAAGTGGGCATGCCCTGATCGTCTGATGAGACGTCTTCCTTCGCTTCATTGTGAAGCCACTCTGCGGAAAGTGGGAGGATCTCCTTTCTGATTGTTTTCTCCGTTGATGTCAATTGATCTAAGAGAGCAGACAAGTCAACCTTGGGGAGATCCTCCTTTTCTTTGTGTGAATGTTCCTCTTGGCTTTCCTCCAGGTCTGGGCCGAGTCGTTCGGGAATAGGAATGGGTTCCTTGCGTCTATAGGTTGGATTCATTTCAGCTTTTTGGGCCTCCTCAAAGAACGCTTTCTTTTCTTTAACTGAGGCAGATGATGGCTCAGCGGTATCTTCAGGGACACTCTGGATCTCAGAGCTACTCTGGGGGTCATTTGCGTTCAAAGCCTCTGGATCTTCAGAGGTATGGTTGTCTATCTTTGCAGGTTCCTTGTCAAGTGTCTCCGCTGGGCTGCAGCTGCGTCGTTTTATCTGGCAATGGAATGACGCCGGTGTTTCCACAATTTCCGATTTCTTCTCAGAGATCAGTTGTGGAGAAATGAGCGGTGGGGGGGTGACGCCGCGTAAGAGCTTGGCCGTCGTGTCTTTGAGCCTCTCCAAGTTCTCTGCTTTGTCAAATGTGGGTGAGGGTGTGATTCTGGTGAGGCGTGCCGTAGGGGTTTGGCAGCGCCGTGGCGGCGGCGTGGGAGGTGTGGCCGGCCTGTGCAGCAGCGTCGGTGACGGGGTGACCCTCTGGGGGGACTGTGTCCTTCGGATGGACTCAATGGTGATGAATGTTGGCGAGGGAGGGCGCGTTCTCAGTGAGGGTGAGGGAGCTCGAAGATCGGTACACTTCACTTGACTTGTTTCTTCTTTCCTGCTCTCCTGGAAGGTCTTTGTTTGGTTCTGCACTTTGGTAGAACCAACGCTGATCTTGGATATTGTGGTGCCCGTAGCCGACTCCTCAACAATCTCACACAAACGCGTCTCCTTCATATCAACTTCTTGAGTTGTTTCTTCCACAGTAGACCCCCCTGGTGTGGGACCCACTTCTGAAACCGAACCAAGCACAGTTTTGGAAACCGCTTGGATGTGAGGAATGAATCCCGGCGCTTGCTGCTTTGGAGCTTCCACTTTTGATGTTGATTTGACTTTTTCGGACTCAACCGCCTCTTTAATTGGGTCGGCTCGATTCTCCTGACGAACGTCTGTCACCGCTTTCTTCTTTCGCACTCCCTCAAGTTGATTTTGAGGTTCCTTGTGTGGTTCCTTCTTGGTGTGAACGTGTTCTTCTGAAACAACTACGGCTTGGAGTGTTTGATTGGACCTTTCTGTAATGGCCACCTTTGATTCCGTGCCAGCGTCCTTAGTTTGACCCGATTGTGCCCCCGCTTTCGACTTTTTGggcttctttttcttctttgtcgGTGTTGACGTTTGTGGCTGGCTGCCAATGCCATTTAAAGTCTTTATCTCCTGTTTTAACTCTGCTTTCATCTCCGTTGCCGGAAGCTTCTCCTCCACCTGCGTCTCCCTCTCTTCTGCCATCTTCACATCCAGCTGAGTTTCACGGTGATGACTCTTTGCCACCTTTTGATTGGCTGTGTCAGCTTTAATTGTCACAGTAGCTTCCGTCGTCTTTGATTCATCAGTGACTTTTTCTCTGCTTGTGATTTTATTATCAGGGTCAGCTGCCGTAATATTTTTctcagatgtttgtttttttgtcttggtCTCCGCTTGGGATTTCCTGAAAGTCTGCTGAGGTGTTTCAGGTGTGACTTTTTTAACAGTATCGTCTATGTTCCTTTTAGGTTTCTCAGATCCTTTCACACGTTTCTTCTCGTCAGctgtttctttttctgtttttactaAACTAGCGACTGCTGTGTGAACTTGCTGGGTAACAACAGCCTGAGTTGAGGAAACAGAGACCGTTTGATGAGTCTTTTGTCTGCTGGAAGTCACGGAGGAGGCCTTTTGGATAGAGACAACATTGGAGGTCTCATTAGAGAGCATTTCCTGCTTGGCAGATGATATTGTGGTGGAGCCTGTGAGGATTCTTTCCTGGCTGGCGCTGACGTTGCCCTGGATGCTACTGGAGATGACAACCTGCTTGGATGTGGAGGAGTCTGAGCTGTAAGACGTCTGCTTTCCCTCATCAGCAATGTTCTGAAGAGCCACAGTAAGGGCGTCATTTACATGAGGAGGAGTTGGAGTGCTCGGAGGAGTGCTGTCCTCCTTCAGTTTGCGGTACTTTTCCTCTGCTTTTATTAACGGGGTGTTAAATTTACTGGCTTTGCCTTTCATCTGAGGAGGAGGCGAAGGAGGGGGAGTGAATTTTATAGGAGAGATGCAAACTTTCCTTAAAGGTCGCGGCGATTCTGGTGGTGGAGGAATTTCAGAGGTTGAGGTTGATGTCCGTGTGGTCGTTACGGACTTGCTCACTCCTGCCACATGGTAGGATTCCACTTTGGACTCCAGCTTGGGGACAGGGCACAAAGTTGGAGCTTTCACTTTCTTGACTGTCATCTTTTTGGCCTCCACTGGGGAGACCTGAACCACTTCTGCTGGAATCCTTTCTAGATCTTGCTCAGGCGGAGGCGGAGGGAGGAAGTCCTGTTCGTTGGTAAGAggcggaggtggaggaggaaggTGATCAGCGTCAGAATCCACAGAGGGCGGTGGAGGCgtgggaggaggggggaggtCCATGTCGAGCACaagtggaggtggaggaggaggcagaTCGGGCTCTGACGTTGGTCCTTTCAGGGTGTAAAGACTGGTTTCCactttggttttatttaatcgTATCATTCCTTTTGGTTTCAGGTTGCAGAAGtcagtttttaatgttttaatgccATGATTTTGTGTGATTGTTTTGTGCTCCACAACGTTTTTAGCTTGCTCGTTGCTCCGCTTCTCCACCGTACAAGACGTTGATTGAATGCTTTCAGTTTCACTGGTGACAGACTGACTCACAGTGGAAACGGCGGTTTTTATTTTCTGCGCGTTCCTCTGTGCTTCAGCATTCAAATTCTTAACGGGAGGCCTCTGCTTCACTCGGACTCTCCTGTAGGCGCCCTGTCTCACTTTGGGAGCTTCACGCTGTGCAGTTTCCAGCAGAGACTTGATGGTGCCTTTCACGTCACCCTTTACCACTTCCTCCTTTTCTACCTCCGCTTGCTCGTGCATCTCATATAAAGACTTGATTGACATCTTGACACCGCCTTTCAGCTCTTCGATGCTGCAGCTCCTTTGCATTTTCGGAGAGGAAGGAGGCTCCATCAGGAGCTGAATTGTTCCTTTGACGTTCCCCTGAACATCTATCTCCTGCTGGCACGCTCTCTTCTCAGCGGAAGCATCGTGTAGGGATTGTATGGCCGTGTGAATATCGCCCCTCACAATTTCTTCCTTCTCCACCTCCCGCACAGACCGCTTGGCCAGCTCCAGAGATCTTAGCGTGGCTTTAACATCTCCAGGAACGAGATCCTCAACAGCAGCTTCCACCCGGGAAGATGCAGATTTCTCAAGAGATCTCAGAGCTCCCTTGATGTTTCCAGGAATGATATCCGGCTTCTCCATTTCCCTGTGACGATGTTGCGCCCTCTCGAGGCATCGCAGAGTTTTGGGGATGTTGCCTTTCATCACCTCCTCTTTCTCCACAACGACGGTCTGGTTCGCTGACTCAGACAGGGAAGTCAAAGCAGCTTTCAAATTCCCTTTCACAATCTCGTCCCTTTGGTGACTCTCCGACGACGGGATGGGTTCCGTCATGAAAACTTTCACCGTGTTATGAACGTCGCCGGGTATGACATCATCCACCGTGCGCTCCACTTGAGTTTGGTTGCGACTGAGGATGACTTTGGTGCCCTTGATGTCACCGCCGATGATCTTCTCTTTCTCTATCGTGTCGCTCGGCTCTTCATCGGGTTCTAAATGGAGCTGTTTCAGATAGCTGAGGGCCCCAGATTCGATACACGTGGAGTAAAAATGGACATTTCCCTTCTCAGTGTCATCCACCGTTATCTTCTTGGTCAGGTCGGGCTCATCCTGGCTGGAGAGTCTCTGCAGAGCGCTCCTGATGTCTCCTTTCACAACACCTTCTTTTTCAACATCAACACAGTCCTGTTTGTTTAGAAGGGAATATATGGTCATCCGAACATCTCCTTTCTCGTCCTCCTGAATGAGAATTCCATGTTTGGCAGAACCACTTTCACCAAAAAGCTTATTTATGGCTTCCTGGATGTCCCCTCCTATAACTTCTTCCTTTTCAATACTTTTAGCGCTCTCCTGGTTGAATAGCTGCCGCACCGTGGTGCTGATATGACCCTTCTCTTCAGACTCGATGACCACCTGCCGCTCCTGTTTTTCCTGTCTGTTGAGTAGGTTCATCATGATGGTCTGCAAATCCCCCCTGATGACCTCCTCTCGCTGAATCTCAGGAGTTTGCTGATTCATGAGGTGATATTTTGCCATCCTAACATCTCCGATTTCATCAGATTCAATCAGTATTCCTTTGGACGTTACCATTTTCTGACTGTAAAGCTCCTCGAGCGTCCCCTTGACGCTCTTGCCCATAATTTCCGCCTTCTCTGATCTCGTCGCGTTAAAGTCATCAAAAGGCGTCGTTTCAAAGAGCCATGTTGTTGACTTTACATCCGCTTTGAGAATTTCCTCTGGAGCGACATGCGTCTCCTCGCTCTCGTCTACTTCCTTGATGTGGTCGAGGGGATTCTTCTCAAAGAGCCACACGGAATGCTTCACATCTCCCTTCGCCACCTCCTCCTTTTGAACGCTCTCAATCAGGTTTTCCGAGCTCAGGCTTCTGATTTTGTCAATGGACTGGGTTTCAAATCTCCACCTGGCTGTCCTGACGTCAGCCTTTTGTATCTCGCTGACGTTGACGGTTCTGACAGACCCCTGCCACGCGGCGTCTGACTCGAAACGATCCTTATTCATTTTCACATTGCCACCTTGAATGTCCTCCACGGTCTTCATCAGCAGCTTACCGTCTTCACAAATCCTGTCAAGAGGTTGGGTCTCAAACCTCCACTTTGCTGAGGACACGTCTCCTTTTTGCTCGTCCCGCTGTGTGACAGATTTTATAACGTACACCTCATCCGAGTCCTTGATGGCGTCAAGGGGTTTGGTTTCGAACAACCACCGCGTTCCCACCACATCGCCTCGTGTCACCTCTTCGCTAGTGACAGTGGTGACCTCGTGGTAATAGCCGTCTTTGTCCTGGATGGCGTAAAGAGGCTGGGTTTCGAACATCATGGTGTAGTTTCTGACGTCGCCCTTCTCCTCGTCACCGCACACAATCTGCATTTTGGACAGCTCGGTTTCAGAGGCCGCCTCCTTGATTTTATCCAAGGAGAAGGTCTCAAAGATGAAGCGGCCCTGGTCTACGTCCCCTCCGTGTACATCCGTTACAGTGCGGCCTTTCACCGATTCCTCTTGGCCCTCATGTATGGCGTCTATGGACTGGTTTTCAAAGAGCCATTTGCAGGTCAGGACGTTCCCTTTCTGTATGTCCTCGGTCTGCGCTCTCTTAAGATGCTGCATCACTTCCTCAGAAGTCGATGTGATGATATCGGGTGTGTTGTGCTCAAAAATGTACTTCTTTCGTGACACGTCTCCAGAAGCAACGTCAATCTCGGTGATGCGCTTGAAAGCGCTCACATCCTCCCCAGAGAGATTCTCCAGTGTCTCTGTCTCGAAGAGAAAGCACGCCGTTCTTACGTCTTTCCCCCGAATGTCCTCTTGATTGACAGTGCATGTTTTCAGTGTGGTCTCCGTCTCGTCGCGTATGCTATCGAGTGCTTGTGTTTCAAAAAGCCACGTGCACGTTTTAACATCCCCTTTTGGCATTTCCTCACATCCATTTTCACTCCTTGAGTCCCCCTTTTCGTACAGGACGTCCATCGGTTGGGTCTCAAAAAGCCACTTGCAGGATTTGACGTCTCCCTTCACCACATCTTGACTTTTACTTTCCATCTCCTCATCCTCAATGTTGCTGAAGTACTTTATGGAATCCAGAGGCTGGGTTTCAAAGAGCCACTTTGCAGTTTTAACGTCCCCAgattccatttcctgtttggaTACGCCCTTAATAATTTGGTATTTGTCAATGCTTTCGTCAAATTGGTCGATGGGCCGCGTTTCAAACATCCACTTGTATGTTGTAACGTCTCCGCTCACCACCTCTTCGTGACGCACGGTCTTCACCTGGTGGAAGTGTCCGGAGCCGTCTTGCATGGCATACAGGAGCCCCGACTCAAACAGGTTGGTGTTAGATCGGACCGAACCGCTTGTGACGCCCTCCACCAGCATCCTTTGAGACTCATCCCATCGGTTGAAATCTGTGCTCTCAAACATTAGCGTGTAGTTTGACACGTCCACTTTGTCAATTTCTTCCAGGTCGATTGTTCGGATGACCTCCTTCCTTTCATCTCGGATCTGCTCCAAAGGTTGGCTTTCAAATCGCCACTTTTGGTGGCGAACAtctcccctctcctcctccgctTCATCTCTCTTTTTCAGCTTGCCCACCTCTGCGAGCTCCTTGGGCTCCTCGGTTGGGATGGTCTCGAAGTAATGCCTGGCTGACTTGACGTTTCCGGCAATAATTTCCTCCTTGGTGAGCGGGAGGCTGTTGGAGTCATCTTTCAACGTGTCCATGGGCTGAGTCTCAAACACCCAGCAGTTTTTACGAACGTCTGCTCTGCAGCGTGTGCCGTCTTCCTGCGTGAGGTCCTCCTCAATGTTGACCGTGCGCGTCACCTCTTTTCTCTCGTCTCGGATGTGCTCCAAAGGCTGACTCTCGAAGCGCCACTTCTGGTGTCTCACATCGCCTTTCATTTCTCCGTTCAGCACCGTCTTTTGAAGTTTTCCTACTTCAGGGAGGTTCCTCCTCTCGGTTTGAGGGCTGCTTTCAAAGAAGTTCCTGGCCGATCTGACATTGCCCCCGATTATGTCTTCAACAGACTGAGGTTTGCGGTTGGAATCATCCTTCAGAGAATCCATGGGTTGAGTCTCAAAGACTAAGCAGTGTTTGCGCACATCCGCCCCGACTATCTCTTTCTCAGTGTTTGAACTTTCCAGCTCGTCCAGGGAATTCAATGTCTTTATCTCAAACAGCCATCGACCCCAATCACCTTTGCTGCTGTCTTCCATGGAGAGACTACACAGCAGCTTCAGCGAGGAAGGAGGGTCCTTCGCATCCAGTGGTTGGGTATCAAAAAGCCAACGTGACGCGATGGAGTTCTCCAGTTCCGTTTCAATTTTGCGCACAGATTTAATCTCCAGCATCTGACTGGACTGTCCCATGATGATGCACTTAAACTGAGTGTCAAAGGTGCTTGTGATTGTTTTCACCTCGTCATTGATTTCTTCCAACACTGATCTCAAACTCAGCAGGCGGCTCTCATCGACGGTCTCCGTGTGTCCGAGCTTTTCCATGTGCTTACCATCCACCATGTAGATGGTGGCGTTGCCGTCCTCTTCTGTGAAAAGGATCTCTTTGGTGAGCTCCTCCTCCCTGATCATTTTATTTAGACTGTCCATGGTTTGGGTTTCAAATAACCATGCTGCGGCACGCACGTCTCCTTTGTCAAATTTATTGAATTTATAGTCTGTGGAGTTGGCGTCGCGTGGACCCAGCTCATCCACGGTCTTTGTCTCGAACATCCACGCCGTGCGTCTCACGTCCTTTCCCAGAATCATCTCCTTTTCGCTAATCTTTGTGTTATCGTCGCCTTCATCGGGGGATTCATCCTTGATGGCATCCAGTGGCTTGTTTTCAAAAACCCACCGCCTGGCCTGAACATCACCAGGTAGAATCTCTTCCCATTCGTATTCTTCATCGGTGATGTCGGCATCCTCCTCGTACGTGTACTCTTGGTTGTTCACGCTCTCGTTGTACTCGTTGTAGAAGTCCTCTTCGATATTTTTGCGAAGCTCGGGGTGAATGTGCTTGTACAAACGTTTCAGCTCAGACATGTTCCTTTGCTTTATGTAAGCTTCTCTGCTAAGAAGGTTCTTTGCTGGGTTTGCTGGTCCTGCCTCAGGTGAGTAATGCCCGGCAGGAATATTTTCACCATCTGATGGCATTTGGAGTAAATCGGGCGGTGGCGGCGGAAGGTAGTCACAATCCTCAATGGCTGCTGGTGGTGGCGGTGGAAAGTCCTGCTCGTCCATCACGGCTTCCATTGTTTCTTCTGCTGCCGCCACCGTGTGCACCTCGTTAGTCGCTGTGGTGCTCTGGCTTACATTGGAGGACCACTTAGATCGATTGATGTCATGGCCAATCTTATTCAAAGGGCACAAGTGTGTAAATAACTTGAAATCCCCCACATAATTCCACATTATAATTATCCCTGCAGATAAATCTTTTGTTGCCATTATGGACACAGACATCTACAAAAAAGgcatgaatatgaataatttCGGTCGGGAAATGCAAATGATCACCTTGATTGGTTTATGCGGGGCGGCCTCCTCTATGGTTCTTTCAAAGTGAGCTCTCAGTTCTTTTGTTGTGTACCTGGGAAATTCCTCTTCTGCTCAGAAAGAGAGAAGAAGCACCACTTCCGTGAGCTTGCTAGTGACAATGACGCAATGCAGGTCAATAGCTTACCTTCATTTTCAGGCTTTATATCACTCTTATCCAAGTTACTGTCACTGTCTGACACCTACGTGCGTTTTAGAAGAGACACAAGCAGTTAGAAATCATTTGGTGCAAATATGCTATACTGGACACAAAATTAGCTAATGTTGtataaaaagcattaaaaaaaagctttaaaaatggaACAATGAAGAAGGCAGTtccaaacaaaacataacatatttaagcaaagttgatcaTTAAAACTCTTAAACGGCTGAATTATTGACCCTGGTTTTGCAACGATAGAGGAAGCCATTCTGTGacagatgaaaaataaagtacCGTGGTTTCTTGGCTGGAAAGTATCTGCTGACCACCTGAGACCACCCGTCGAGCGCCGCTTGACAGCGAGAGTTCTGAGTGCGACATTTCCTGTGATGATGAAAAGAATGGCGTCAGATGTGCGGCGGGTGTGTGGAGTGGATGCCGTGGATGCACCAGTGTGCTCTTAGGCTGAGTCGATCATCATCACACTGTCACTTTCCTCTCGGTGGTGGACACAGCATGTCTACATGCGCGTCACAGTACATGCACGTGTGATGATGTATGAATATAAATCatatttcctgttttgccaaCAATAATAATTCCTCTCTATCAAGTTTCATGAAAATTGACTGAAACTCCATGGAGACATAGTTAAGTACGTATAAGAAGGGAATTAGTACTAAgtcattcttattcttattgtCTGTCATGCATGATGCTTCTACCTGCACGCTTCTGTGCTGGAAATGGAAGTGGCTAACATGAGATGTGCTAGCAGAACTTTCCTGGATCTCAAACTGTTTCCTCACACCGGCCAGCCCCCCGGGCAGGGAGCAGACCTCGGGTTCCTCCATGACCTAACAGGAGGCAGGGAGCTTCGTTAGACGTCTCCACACCTTCAACTCACAGCATGTCTACATGCACGTCTACATGCACATGTGCAGCTCCATCTACatctccagcatcccccccccctctcctcaCCCACACCACAAActcacttcattcattttccttctTACAATACAGTTCTCAAGGGGCGGTTGAGGTCACAAGACCTCACCAGATAAAATCCATCTCACACATGGcatgtctcagccatggcatgtctaaGCCATGGCATATCTGTCTAAGCTATGGTAATTTCTGTCTCACCCATgccatgtccgtctcagccatgtcaTGTTcctctcagccatggcatgtccgtctcagccatggcatatctgtctcagccatgacatgtccgtCAATGCCGTGGCATGTCCGCCTCAACCATGGCATATCTGTGACAGCCATTGcatgtctcagccatggcatgtctgtctcagccatggcatattggtctcagccatggcatgtccgtctcagccatggcatatccctctctgccatggcatgtccgtctcagccatggcatgtccgcctcagccatggcatatctGTCACAGCCATTGCATGTTcgcctcagccatggcatatctGTCACAGCCATTGcatgtctcagccatggcatgtccgtctcagccatggcatgtggaCTCTCTCTGCTGGCTCAGTAGCGAGTCTCCATGCGGTGGGAAAGATAACGTCATGTCTCAAACCGTGACAAAGTGAGGGAGGAATATTCAAACCACGATATAGTGAGGGACACCCGGATGACCTTACTTTCATTCTCGTATGACAGGAATGTTATAGAATAAAGGTGTAATGGTGACACTTTGACGCTGAAGTGAATAAAGTGAAGGatatgatttttctttttatggaAAACACAATCAAAGGGGAGGCTGAAAAGCCATATAGGTAATATTCCATGGATTGACTGGAAAGCCTTAAAAGTGAGGGTTTAGCGTTTTCACGTCCTGTTAAGCGCTGCCAGGAGAGAGTCATGTTTCTTTGCTATTTATGCACGCGCCCTTGGAAGGCTTCTGATCCCTGCTGCAAAACTGTCATCACCTCCACGAATATGGCCTGACAATATCAGCGTTAAAGGTGACAATATCAGCGTTAGAGGGTACAATACCTGCATGCTGCAGTACAGCAACGCTATACCTTGCAGCACAGAAGGACCACAAACACACCAGCATCATGAAAGCACACCTCCACTCTTCTTCTAATCACAAACCAGCAAGGAGGAACGTCACGCTACATATGAAACGTGCTCTGCTCGGCAtggcgtgttttttttcatgctacATATGAAACGTACCCTGCTCGGCAAGGCGTGGTCTGCTCGCTGGGTAACAGCAGCCTGGTACATGATGGTCTTACGGTGGGTGGGCGGTGTGGGCCCAGAGTGGAACTTTCTTTCTATGCTTGAAATCTTTCAGGAGGTCCCGCTCGGCTTCAACGTGCGCTGCCAGCAGCTAAAGACAAGAAAGCGGCTTCACCTTTCATGCACTTTTCTCCAATGCAACTTCTTCAACATCTTTTAAAAAGCCGAACAACACCAAACATCTGCACATTATCATCATGATATCAATCAGCTGTGTCCAAACAGGCTCCCGGCAAGGGGCCATGTCCTATAAAATGAAAGGACGCTTGGGTCATTGTCATATTTTCTTAATATGActtaatatgtcatattttctcaatATGActtaatatgtcatattttcttaaTATGACAATATAGTATATTTCATAATTGAAGCATCTCAGTTTTGTGTTGACTTTAtatccataatattataactctCTCCTCTACCAAATTTTCcccaaatgacaactttattttctcattttcttaTGGTGtctcgtaatattctgactaTTCTGACATCTAAATATAGTAAACTAAATAtagttgtgatttttggaaaaagtcgCAACTTTACAAGAATTAATATACATATGCCAATAAACAAGTAATATTGTTAGGCGGGAAAGCCATGTTTGT
This is a stretch of genomic DNA from Doryrhamphus excisus isolate RoL2022-K1 chromosome 9, RoL_Dexc_1.0, whole genome shotgun sequence. It encodes these proteins:
- the xirp2b gene encoding xin actin-binding repeat-containing protein 2 isoform X4, whose product is MSHSELSLSSGARRVVSGGQQILSSQETTVSDSDSNLDKSDIKPENEEEEFPRYTTKELRAHFERTIEEAAPHKPIKIGHDINRSKWSSNVSQSTTATNEVHTVAAAEETMEAVMDEQDFPPPPPAAIEDCDYLPPPPPDLLQMPSDGENIPAGHYSPEAGPANPAKNLLSREAYIKQRNMSELKRLYKHIHPELRKNIEEDFYNEYNESVNNQEYTYEEDADITDEEYEWEEILPGDVQARRWVFENKPLDAIKDESPDEGDDNTKISEKEMILGKDVRRTAWMFETKTVDELGPRDANSTDYKFNKFDKGDVRAAAWLFETQTMDSLNKMIREEELTKEILFTEEDGNATIYMVDGKHMEKLGHTETVDESRLLSLRSVLEEINDEVKTITSTFDTQFKCIIMGQSSQMLEIKSVRKIETELENSIASRWLFDTQPLDAKDPPSSLKLLCSLSMEDSSKGDWGRWLFEIKTLNSLDELESSNTEKEIVGADVRKHCLVFETQPMDSLKDDSNRKPQSVEDIIGGNVRSARNFFESSPQTERRNLPEVGKLQKTVLNGEMKGDVRHQKWRFESQPLEHIRDERKEVTRTVNIEEDLTQEDGTRCRADVRKNCWVFETQPMDTLKDDSNSLPLTKEEIIAGNVKSARHYFETIPTEEPKELAEVGKLKKRDEAEEERGDVRHQKWRFESQPLEQIRDERKEVIRTIDLEEIDKVDVSNYTLMFESTDFNRWDESQRMLVEGVTSGSVRSNTNLFESGLLYAMQDGSGHFHQVKTVRHEEVVSGDVTTYKWMFETRPIDQFDESIDKYQIIKGVSKQEMESGDVKTAKWLFETQPLDSIKYFSNIEDEEMESKSQDVVKGDVKSCKWLFETQPMDVLYEKGDSRSENGCEEMPKGDVKTCTWLFETQALDSIRDETETTLKTCTVNQEDIRGKDVRTACFLFETETLENLSGEDVSAFKRITEIDVASGDVSRKKYIFEHNTPDIITSTSEEVMQHLKRAQTEDIQKGNVLTCKWLFENQSIDAIHEGQEESVKGRTVTDVHGGDVDQGRFIFETFSLDKIKEAASETELSKMQIVCGDEEKGDVRNYTMMFETQPLYAIQDKDGYYHEVTTVTSEEVTRGDVVGTRWLFETKPLDAIKDSDEVYVIKSVTQRDEQKGDVSSAKWRFETQPLDRICEDGKLLMKTVEDIQGGNVKMNKDRFESDAAWQGSVRTVNVSEIQKADVRTARWRFETQSIDKIRSLSSENLIESVQKEEVAKGDVKHSVWLFEKNPLDHIKEVDESEETHVAPEEILKADVKSTTWLFETTPFDDFNATRSEKAEIMGKSVKGTLEELYSQKMVTSKGILIESDEIGDVRMAKYHLMNQQTPEIQREEVIRGDLQTIMMNLLNRQEKQERQVVIESEEKGHISTTVRQLFNQESAKSIEKEEVIGGDIQEAINKLFGESGSAKHGILIQEDEKGDVRMTIYSLLNKQDCVDVEKEGVVKGDIRSALQRLSSQDEPDLTKKITVDDTEKGNVHFYSTCIESGALSYLKQLHLEPDEEPSDTIEKEKIIGGDIKGTKVILSRNQTQVERTVDDVIPGDVHNTVKVFMTEPIPSSESHQRDEIVKGNLKAALTSLSESANQTVVVEKEEVMKGNIPKTLRCLERAQHRHREMEKPDIIPGNIKGALRSLEKSASSRVEAAVEDLVPGDVKATLRSLELAKRSVREVEKEEIVRGDIHTAIQSLHDASAEKRACQQEIDVQGNVKGTIQLLMEPPSSPKMQRSCSIEELKGGVKMSIKSLYEMHEQAEVEKEEVVKGDVKGTIKSLLETAQREAPKVRQGAYRRVRVKQRPPVKNLNAEAQRNAQKIKTAVSTVSQSVTSETESIQSTSCTVEKRSNEQAKNVVEHKTITQNHGIKTLKTDFCNLKPKGMIRLNKTKVETSLYTLKGPTSEPDLPPPPPPLVLDMDLPPPPTPPPPSVDSDADHLPPPPPPLTNEQDFLPPPPPEQDLERIPAEVVQVSPVEAKKMTVKKVKAPTLCPVPKLESKVESYHVAGVSKSVTTTRTSTSTSEIPPPPESPRPLRKVCISPIKFTPPPSPPPQMKGKASKFNTPLIKAEEKYRKLKEDSTPPSTPTPPHVNDALTVALQNIADEGKQTSYSSDSSTSKQVVISSSIQGNVSASQERILTGSTTISSAKQEMLSNETSNVVSIQKASSVTSSRQKTHQTVSVSSTQAVVTQQVHTAVASLVKTEKETADEKKRVKGSEKPKRNIDDTVKKVTPETPQQTFRKSQAETKTKKQTSEKNITAADPDNKITSREKVTDESKTTEATVTIKADTANQKVAKSHHRETQLDVKMAEERETQVEEKLPATEMKAELKQEIKTLNGIGSQPQTSTPTKKKKKPKKSKAGAQSGQTKDAGTESKVAITERSNQTLQAVVVSEEHVHTKKEPHKEPQNQLEGVRKKKAVTDVRQENRADPIKEAVESEKVKSTSKVEAPKQQAPGFIPHIQAVSKTVLGSVSEVGPTPGGSTVEETTQEVDMKETRLCEIVEESATGTTISKISVGSTKVQNQTKTFQESRKEETSQVKCTDLRAPSPSLRTRPPSPTFITIESIRRTQSPQRVTPSPTLLHRPATPPTPPPRRCQTPTARLTRITPSPTFDKAENLERLKDTTAKLLRGVTPPPLISPQLISEKKSEIVETPASFHCQIKRRSCSPAETLDKEPAKIDNHTSEDPEALNANDPQSSSEIQSVPEDTAEPSSASVKEKKAFFEEAQKAEMNPTYRRKEPIPIPERLGPDLEESQEEHSHKEKEDLPKVDLSALLDQLTSTEKTIRKEILPLSAEWLHNEAKEDVSSDDQGMPTFDIQAIRDVFEMNVEGFSLGEEHRDQKEPMSSRTLNLQSPPEAEGGVQQSTVPPPQENVQEITPTYPSALSESKSITEVDEFGSKVTRTNVSQQSGGASTQPPPFSYADAVKRKAVAARRTQTYDQEATENLLKNFHQTWKESETVFESLGYAVSEEVTSRVVSCHQTSAISGSSAEVGAVRGVSTEGLPDGWMDCGQKKVP